Genomic segment of Apium graveolens cultivar Ventura chromosome 7, ASM990537v1, whole genome shotgun sequence:
tacttgccaatcatgaatgcaccacaggtaagtgaggtaaatgtctctataactcctactatttccaaccccaatgtttctttgccttctagtgtggctatggaacctgtgtctttgtccaaacaggctcctaccaaagccaccaaatctaaagtttccaaagtcaagtcaaagaaacctacctctgttatttctcaaaagacaacagttgtaacaactaccataaaccctgaagggagtgaacagggtgtgagtggtgaggggaggggtgaacatcaaaaagccccccaggataaggtgggagaggtgagtggtacccaaaccagccaagccacagtctctcaaaagactgtggtggttcaaaaggagtcccacacatccctagttgcatcctcccaaaaggttgtaactattgaaaatagtccccaaccagggacacagaacaaaagagggagggacactgaagccacacattcaccatttaaagccttttcaaggaagaagaaggccaagaccctagtttccacacaagggacacacacagcacagatacatccacctgtatctgtgccttctcaaattcagcttgatgtgattccagcaaatgtggaatcacagccccattctctcaatatagaaacacaccattcatcaaactctccaacaccctctctggatgtggatatgatattcacatcaattcctaattctccctcattaaaactcagggaggagccccactcaaaatctggtgatcatcatcttttagatgatttgttggatcatcagccaattctttcagatgaagttgcagaatctgtgtcaccgcacttaaaatcaatccacacagattcaacaattatgtcactttctatatctacatcttttccttcttcaacggatatctctcatccgttggcaagtggttgttcttcaacggataagcttaacagcagttatccgttgataccatcagtttccacttcaacggatactccctatccgttgatggcctctacacacttaacagaaacaattccaactgtagaggacatgacaactgtacaatcacttttaggcttgagggaagggagtgattttttgagtgagaggctgggttgctcccaggcaaaaggagaggttgagagtcaccaaatgcatgctatttcttccagcatggcaaaagtaagtgagaggagtgccaccttaaaaggtgaaggtgagggtgtgagggtgtgtgtgagccagggggagcccctgatgcaagaacagagaaattgagagaaaggcaggtacagaagctataagggtggatccagccattgctagtgagttaatgaaagtggatgatgcagataaggaaagacaatttcatcaacattacaaagctgtcattgataacatttccttggatgctgacactttactcaccctgtttcaacctttcaatttttggctgctcagggcaatgtggaggtagaacagacactacacattgtacacacttcagaatctcttctcagagacaaagctgctgtcaacaggctgccttctcaagctggtgagccatctgaagaatttggagtaaattctaatgatgatgactctaattctttgaatgagagcatgaacttagggggagtagaaggcccaagttctgctcccgctcttcctgaatgggcactgaccaaatcaccaacaccaggagaatttggtgtcactttggtcagacaagtcatgacaattcagaaggcctttcaggaggctcaagatgctggtaccaaggcaattcttcaagctcatctggaatctttgcatctcttgcagttgcagcattaccagcaaaatctaagtgtggatgagctcaagcaggacattgcagATCTGAAATCCTAAAATgttgagaaattggattcagttataccctatggtactatgcaagatttgttggggagactgaggaaagcatctgatgctgacaagcggctggccagattggaagatagggttcaaatcattgaagactctatggtcaccattcttcagaatcaacaaactcaaacaaatatactcatgcagctggcaaaagcacaaggcttgacccctacccttgatgataacaaaaagggggagaataaaggggaaggggaaggggaaggagagccatctacaacagttcagatttctcaagtgctagtttttgtcatcacaacttctccaccaattcaagtcaaaggaaagctagatggaattgatctaatccagatagcagcagctgaattgcaagtcaaagagcaaaggaagaagattgatgaaaagatgcaactaatatttggttctacaacttctcaatcacaatctgtgaagcatagcacaaaagtggaatcaattattatggaactcaagccagtagggaggcataaggatggagaaacttcttccaaagatctgcaacctatggttctcaagcccaacaacagcttcaacaaggactctacaaagaaccctctaagccttgctcaaatgaaaggagtggattttcctcttccaaagcctgatgaagacaagcttttgggtagaagtatcataaagctcaaagagaacatggatgaggctgtaaggaggaacatggctgttatctttagagagggaaagagcatctatgtgatgcaaggacatcccaaattctcaatagccaagagggaagaaaccaagaggttgaaggaagaagccaaacagctaaaggctaataaaagagcacaagcaaagcttgaaaaacagctaaagttaagtcaggctgaagaacagaaagaaattgaagacaaaggtgaagatagagctatgtgggacatggttggtactgagatggaggaaagaagtaaggaagaatggcagaaagggaatagaaagaaggtcaatgcaaagagaaagatggtaaatgagactgaagaaaaccaatcaatatccaaaccactaccctctattcctgaacccattgtgcctgaccccttcataaacattcatggtgaaccaatcattcctaaggaggaaccaattgattgggacaccatcaaattgcccaccttcctaacctcttttacaccatcaaagaagcagaaaagaagaatcaaatcaacaccccctaaagcctcaatcaaattcacacagaagcctaagcctaaacctcaaacctctaaagatgattatgttcacatctgtgacataaaagaattttcagacattgaactctatctggatgagctggaggatgtaaggggaatagctgcctacagacagctaccagaaagactagtgttcaaatacaaaggagctggggaaagaacatggcctcttcacagaattctgaatgaaggctactctaccttgattagagtctactcagccatacaaaaggattctggctttaccaggactgccaggactgagattctcaacaagattgccaacataaggaaaacttggagggagcccaatgccttgcctagaactttactcattcaagagagaggtattacaattcacaaatcacctcattggttaatggagttcagagacaacaaatgagtcagaagatttttcagaattgaagatcagctaaagattgccagtaatgaaactctcaaggatatgcagtataagttagatatcaatgaagaagatgaagctgaattctacagacaacttcaacttcaaatagaggagaatgacaggaggctaggaaagaaaaccagggatcaaaggaaaagaaagtaatttgctcaggctaaaggagcacccttggaaataatgtatttcttcaatttcatctcagcatatacacttttatagcacttttgaatttctgctttgttacagtttatatatttgttaagtgttttattatcatcaagctaaacccaaatttatgcctacagttctagtagacataaatagggggagattgttaggaatatgtgtattaggttgatgataagttaagtaaaacacttaagtagaaatctagtgtttgtagcctcaacggataagaccatcttggctatccgttgaaggagtagccttacttagcaataagtttggtattgtagcacatttcactctctggtttcaaactgtaattcttagatgttgttaggaaataatcagtcatgttgactactaatggatgtacaaataggagggctaattgtaaatatttcatgccttgtaattttgtataagtgaagaagtgtcaacggatattgaagaccttcaacggataagaaacaaagcttcaacggatgtctctaatgcttcaacgggtaatatccatcaacggataagtgcttcaacggataaagcttcaactgctagagcatcaacggataaagccatcaacggatgaaagcttcaacggatgctcagtctcatagcagttgatagtgacagttaacaaagctgacagaggcacatggattgacagagatgtggtagcctatttcaggaacagcagaaaaagcagccatttttagtctggttcaaaatggaaagtcaacagataattccatattacactggataaaaatggaatagaaacaagtggagaactattttcttattgtactttatctttgtcttcacttgtaaacttggtgatatataaatcaagtagtaactagtaattagatgtgaatttttcctgagctgtttagaaatatcaagagatctagtttgtactaggaagcagctgtgatttaattttgaatcacagattttctgaaataacacatctctggtggaacaacaaatccaccagaaaagtttttaagttctttgtgttcattacatttgtgtttgaatatatatctgtctgcatcagctccaagcaattcacacacatttgatcactcaaacacttagccttacaaactgctcaaaacttgaaaaagttttgagatttacattcaaccccccttctgtaaatctcattgttagtccactgggaataacatagTCCTCAAAATTAAAGTACTAGAAAGTCTTAAAATAAAGCTAATTAAGTTCTCGAATTTATTGAAGCAGCTACACAGACTGCAGCTAAATAGGTGGCACTCATCACAATTCTCGTTTACCCCTGATTTCCTGTGAAAATAAGATAATAcgagtgagccaaatgcccagtacgaaTATAAATAGTAAAAGAAAATTAAGTTTTAAATAACTGAATGTATTGTGTGTCTTATTGACAAAGAGTTTCAAATCAAGACTGAAAATAAAGTGAAACAATATATCCAACAAAAGAAATGCACGATAATAAGTGCGCTGAAACgaactgaacaaatataaggCTGAATCAAGTAAGGTATGTATACATAAGGGTCTCTTATACAAGTATATACCCGCACAAAGCGAAATATAAAATAGAGAATTCTTCCCTGGTAATCCACGAGAAGAAAACACAAGAAATGCACAAAGCATTTCTACAATACAGAGAATCCTTCTTCGGTAATCCAGAAGACGAAAGCACACGATAGCGATCATGATCCTTACACAATCTCATACCCTAGAGATGTGCTTGTATACTCACAGTACCGATACGAGTAAGTGCCGAGTTCACCAGACACTCCGAACTCCATGAACTCGTCTGTGATTTAACCACACATATAGGTTTTAAGAGCCCAACACTTAGGTTTCAAAATATTGCCAAACTTATAGTAGAAACGGAACGGAACAAATACAATATCACAATATAATTGTGAAACAGACGAAATAATAACAATAAATGAGTTGGCAATAATAATTACAAAATAGGGAATATGAAACGAATAAAAGAATGTGTAATCAAAGTACACACTGAATACAAGGGTCACAAGTTTATAAGATTAACTTGACAATAAATATAACGATTAAAGAGAAGACGGATAAATATGTTGAGCAAGCAATTAAATTCTGAAAGTACAAAAGGGTTCCTAATTATAAAATTGATGCAACAATAAATTTAacaaatatattaataatttaactTGGGAAAGGTTCCTAATTATAAAATTGATGCAACAATAAATTTaacaaatattttaatatttaactTGGGGAGAGAAAAGATTAAAAACTTTCTACTCATAACTTTGAATATAAGATAAGAGAAGAAGTAGAGAAATTCGTATCAGGAAGGGAACAAAAGTATATAAGCTattcaaaatttataaatatgaatCGCTATAACAAATTAGAAGGAATTGATGAATTTAATTCAAAAGAAAGAAACAAAAATTTGAACCTTATTTTAGCGGTTAAATTAATTCAATAATACGCAAAATCCGGTAAAATCCCCGAACTCAATCTAATCACAAAAtgataaaaaatatttaaatatgtttaCTTTCTCCTATAATAAAAATATAACTCGTTAAATAAATAATATAGAAATAGACCTGCATGTCATTTGacaattaattaaatttaataattaatatccGGGCGACATTAGCATGCAGGCAACAAATTTGTTTAAGTATATCCTAGCAAATCCAGTTAGCAAATCAAAAAACTTTAGAGAGTTACAAAGAAGTCAACCAGTTAATATTTAAGTTAATTGTTAACCAAAATGTATACTTAATAATTAATGCCAATTAACTCATGAATTAAGAGCTACACTACAACAGGTGATTTATGGCTCATGCACAAGAATTATGCTTGCCTTTTCGTAACCATAACACTAAACAATTATAATATTCTATTCTATAATATATTAAATCTATTATAAAATTCTTTAACGGATTTTATGTTATAAGCACACACCTACTGGAGGTTAATTGGTAACCAAatctaaaaaaaattaataaaggTGTATTtgtatttaaaatcaattcaataATCTGAAAGTATTTATACTAATCCCAAGTTTTCTctataatcaaataaaaataatatataagatgtatatataaaataatgtGAATTACTTGAAAAGTTTTGTATAATGTGTGAATGACAATAGCTGAGAGAGTACACTATTGGAGGTCAAGAAAATAAAAAGATGATTATCTGAAAACACGAGATATACATATAAAAATAACAATAAACATATGTGAATAAATTATCTAGAATTGATGCATAGATCGTAAATTTGATCTCGGATATGCACAGGTTATATAAAGTATAAACAATGGTCACGTCACCGGTTGCAATTGATTCTCACAGGCATTTAATTTACAAGTAATTAATTATACACACCACAAATCAATGATACCTCAATGATACCTGAACCAGCGCAGCTTCAATGCGAATTAAGTTTCTCCTTGCTGCTTTAGTCTAAGTATAATATTTTAGGTAGTAAAATACTATAAATGTGAAAATTTTAACCTAAATAGGACACCGAAATAATCTTAAACCACTGGGCTTTTACGGGCTAATCCACAAAtgtaattaataatttttttatgtataatatttatattaaaacaAATTTACATGATAATTAAAATAAGTATAAGAACCGacttaaatttattaaaattaatttaataaaataaaaatataataatatcaAAATTACGAGTATTACATGAGAACTTCGGTAAACATGTAAGCACGAGACACAAATCTGACAAACTAAAGAGATTTATGTCCGCGCACCGAGGACAATTTCCCCCAAATTTCCATGAGTTCTCCACTTAATTTGTATTTACAGCCTCCTACATGTTTCGTACCGAGTGAGCTCACATATTGTTTTTTGTAATTTAGATTGATACCATGCTCAAATTGATAAACTTTGAGGGAATATACAATATATACCTTGCTTGCATTTTGTTCTCAAAAAATGACTTTTTTAAACGAAAACGACAAGAAACATAACACAACAAAGAAAAATATCACGATTATTTACGCTAACTATTACTTATGCACAAACAGTAAACACTATCCATGTATATATAACCCTACAATCATGTTAAATTTATTTTTCTCCATCAGCCTATGGTTGCAGCTCACTTGATCAGAACTTTTTGATGCCCAAAACATTAAAAGAAAAAATGTTTACTTTTTTCTTAAAGGATTCAGACACTTTCTTGTTCTTGGTCCTTCAAGAGATTATAGAACTCCAATTGTTTCATCTCTCCGCCACTATCCGGATCAAACTGGCAGCGGAAAAAGCTGCAAGTAATAACACAATAACACATTAGTTTAATGAGTTGTGCTTATTGAGaaaattcaaataaaataatACCACAAAGTAAGCCTTTAAGATAGCTAATCACTCTTCTGTCTTCCTCTTGTTTCTTTATTCTCTTATTTATTCAACTTACCGATTTAAGCTTCAGTTTTCTCGCACAACTAGCAACTAGTCATTTTTACATTATCATTTACTTTCCGTTATTAAATTTTTGGATAGCCTTTGTCCTCCACAAGTGCTTTTATAAAAACTTTTTCAGAACAAGTAGCAACTCTTTCCACCACAAGATTCTAGAAGGCCGGTCTGAATCTTTTTGCACCTCTAAATTAACTCGTGAATAGCCCACCAATAATACTACCGGCAAGGAAAAGAGGAAGAGGACCATAGGGTACAGAGTGGGCATTTTAACACATACACAAAAGAATTAACAGAGTTGAAGTTAACTATTACCTTCCATTCATACCAATGATCACTACAGTGTTCTTTTGTTGGCCAAAGCCAACAATGTACTCAGAACCTTCAGGTACACGAAACTGAGCCACTGACCACTCCGAACTGAAATATCCTGGAAGCATGCCTGCATGAAATACATCATCCATGCTTACGAAATAATTAAAGTTACTAATATAATAGACCAAGTACATTAAGATACGGCCAAGTTTGATGAATAATTAAAACTAATATAAGTGCAGACTCAAATCCCCAACAATTTGGTGAAGATTTTTTTAAAAAGCAGTACTGGAAGAGTGGTAGTAGAAATATTCAACATTCTTATAAACCTTATGATTCAAACAAATTGTGTATCTATGATGCAGTATAAATGATCAGTGTGCAACCTCTTCATCCAAGCAACCCATTAACAAATAACGATTTAACTTCTTATAAATGAAAACTATTTAGGACATTAAAGGACAAGTAGATTACCTTTAAGGAATGGCAGATTTGAAACTGCTGACGTAATGGTACTTGATTTTGTACTGTTTGATCTATCAATTCCAGGGGATTCAGAATCAACCTTTAGGCGGAAAACATGTACCGTTCCCTTGTCGCTTGATACAGCTAGCCACTGAGCAGTGGAAGAGAAAGCTAGGCTGTAAATATCTGCGCTTAGTGAACCTCTCCTAACCTACATCAGgtgtaagaagaagaaaaaagatattaataaataatcaaaactAAATTCATAAAAAGGAATCTCTCAAATGAATAGCAACTGCGACGGGGTattcttttatttgaataaaCTTCTCAAAATCGTAAGTAGGAGAATGAAAACCTTTCTAAAAGTTGATAGAAAATAACATGACAGCACAGCACTCGTAAGTGATAAATAAGCATCACTGGGCCTTGTGATTGAATGATTGTACATTACTAGTAGACAATGGACCTTAACAAAACGTATGCTTCGTACTTAAATTATTATCCTAAATTCCTACTATTCTGACAATAAGCCAAAACAGTTCTATCTGGGAAAAGAGTAGCAGATTAAAATACTCTCCACTTGTCCTTGAATCTGCGTTCCCCGTTATAGATGAGGCCTAAGAGTTCAACAATATTAGGCACGGATAAATTAAATTATACTGTTCTGGTGCCTCTAAAATGAAAAATTGTTTAAAACCCATGTTTAACATAAATTTCATTGATTAAAAATTTTCCTTTCAAGTTATATTTATGTGGATATAATTCTCAACTAGCATACAAGAATAATTATACTTCACAATATTAGACAATCACTAAAAACAAGAATTGGAAGCACCAAACAGAACAGAAGCAACTTCTAAGCTTAAAATTTCTTCGTATCAGATGTTCACAAGTTGGGCAGCAGAATTACCAATCTTTTACATTAGTCAACCACCTAGTAAGTAATAAGTTGCTAGTTATCCACGAAGTGTAAATGAATTGCAATTTGCATCTAATCTCCTAGTTGATTACGGCCTATAAATTACAATGAATATATGTTACCATGACAGAACAACTAAATTATTAGGTCTCTCACTTAAAAAATATATACAGATGTATTCTAAGCTGCAAATATCCAGAACTCAAAATACGATAACTACACCAACAAGCTAACAAAGCATTAAAATGCCACCAGCAATAAATACATATACCATACCTCCTGAAGCAACAAGCCATCCAAAGTATTATACACCCTGACCAAAGTCCCCTTAGTACTGGCAGTAGCAAGAAACCTGCCATCATTGGTAAGTGCTAAACACGCAATCCTGGAACCATGTGCCATAATAAACCTGGTCTTCCCCAACCCATAAAAATGCTCAATTTTAACTTCCCCTTTCCTCAACCCCAAAGTAACCAAAACCATACTCCTCGAAACCTGAGACACTTCACAAAGCCCCTTATCATTCATATACGTCTCGGTGGTATACAAAACCGTCATATCCTTAGTCCCATACACATGTACCCTCTGCGTCATCACAACCACAATCCTATCATTCCTCAATCTCACCGCCATAATCGGTGACCTAACCGTCAACTGACTTTTATACCTGCAATCATGATCATCCCAAACCATGAGCTTAGTCTTCGGAAAGTTACTTTCAGTTTCAGTGCCACTGCCAACACAGACCATAAAGTTACACTGAAACAGCAATTGTACAATACTAAAGCTCGAATTTGGTTGACGTGGAAAGGATTCTTTTACGGCATTGATATCGTAAACGAAGAAGCCTTTGTCAGTGGCGATTACAAAGCAGGAATAATCTTGGCTGAAAGCGACGTGGGAAACGGTTCGGGAGGCTAAAGAAGGGGGGATTGAGGGAGTGGAATTGGAGGACATGGTGGAAGACAAAGGGGACGAATTGAACGGaaaattagggttagggtttggaGAATAGAGGTTTTTTATCATGGTTATTGTTTTGGAGGGAGTGTGATGAAGAAAGACAGCAACGAGAACAACTTTACTTCAGATGCTTCTGTCTCTGGTCCGATGTACAAGGTTTCTTTGTGTTTGGTTTTTTTGCCTTATAtagtaaaaataaatataaataataataactcCGTGAATTGATCGTATAGCTGGTGTATTCTATTTTAATCTGGATTtctatataatattattttattttttccaGGCAAATTGCTTTACAAT
This window contains:
- the LOC141672015 gene encoding autophagy-related protein 18a-like, with translation MIKNLYSPNPNPNFPFNSSPLSSTMSSNSTPSIPPSLASRTVSHVAFSQDYSCFVIATDKGFFVYDINAVKESFPRQPNSSFSIVQLLFQCNFMVCVGSGTETESNFPKTKLMVWDDHDCRYKSQLTVRSPIMAVRLRNDRIVVVMTQRVHVYGTKDMTVLYTTETYMNDKGLCEVSQVSRSMVLVTLGLRKGEVKIEHFYGLGKTRFIMAHGSRIACLALTNDGRFLATASTKGTLVRVYNTLDGLLLQEVRRGSLSADIYSLAFSSTAQWLAVSSDKGTVHVFRLKVDSESPGIDRSNSTKSSTITSAVSNLPFLKGMLPGYFSSEWSVAQFRVPEGSEYIVGFGQQKNTVVIIGMNGSFFRCQFDPDSGGEMKQLEFYNLLKDQEQESV